The following proteins are encoded in a genomic region of Brachypodium distachyon strain Bd21 chromosome 1, Brachypodium_distachyon_v3.0, whole genome shotgun sequence:
- the LOC100830909 gene encoding DEAD-box ATP-dependent RNA helicase 31 produces the protein MRGRLHLLGFLRRAAASASSSAAHRTDPLCRLHPNPARNGAAVPTSTRFFSSRTGGAAGSARSLIEDEADLSDWVSDLKTDSFHLGVSSGDEGDASTRKPASRGGRRGRDSGELPPRSRFSGGDFDGDRRGGDFGGDRRGGRFGSDSRGGRFGSDRGGGRFGRDSRGGRFGSDRPGSERRGRVVSTDFDDDEVGFGSSRGRERRGRGGMSSVSDEDGFRSPRGQRGRGGRASGVSNRGGRYGDLDEEAGFDSPRGRRGRGGRMSGFSRRGGSTSDLDDDEDDSGEEVGSRFPRGSRGRGGRMSGLSRRGGSTSDLDDDEHDSGEEVGSRFLRGSRGRGDRRSRGGKMFDFGSSEDDSESGEVHEDDGPSGFEDELSDDEGDKEDLVKSATMKPVVFESVEQKSVVGTRGNGGDDSYLSQTRFDECSLSPLTLKGVKAAGYERMTAVQEATLPIILKGKDVLAKARTGTGKTVAFLLPAIEVVSKLPPNDQKKPPISVVVVCPTRELADQAAAEANKLLKFHASIGVQLVIGGTRMALEQKRMHTNPCQILVATPGRLKDHMENTPGFATRLMGVKILILDEADRLLDMGFRTDIEKIVAALPKQRQTLLFSATVPDEVRQVCYVAMKRDLEFVNTVQEGSEETHSQVKQMHIVAPLDKQFSMLYGLLKDHISENVDYKVIVFCTTAKVTSLVAELLSELKLNVREIHSRKPQSYRTRISKEFKESKGLILVSSDVSARGVDYPNVTFVVQLGVPTDREQYIHRLGRTGRRGNEGSGLLLLAPWEEYFLKSIKDLPITEATAPLVDLDTKRKVEKALAHVEVKDKESAYQAWLGYYNSNKHIGRDKYQLVSLANEFSRSLGLNNPPALTKLILRKMGLSNIPGLRSK, from the exons ATGCGAGGCCGCCTCCACCTACTTggcttcctccgccgcgccgcggcctccgCATCTTCCTCTGCCGCCCACCGTACTGACCCTCTCTGCCGCCTACACCCGAACCCGGCGCGAAATGGGGCAGCCGTTCCCACCAGCACCCGCTTCTTCTCCTCGcgcaccggcggcgcggcaggcaGCGCGAGGAGCCTGATCGAGGACGAGGCTGACCTCAGTGACTGGGTGAGCGATCTCAAGACCGATTCCTTCCACCTCGGCGTCAGCAGTGGCGACGAGGGTGATGCCTCTACCCGCAAACCCGCTTCCAGGGGAGGCCGAAGAGGAAGGGACTCAGGGGAACTGCCTCCGAGATCGAGGTTTAGTGGTGGTGATTTTGATGGCGATAGGCGTGGTGGCGACTTCGGTGGCGACAGGCGGGGTGGTCGGTTTGGCAGCGACAGCCGTGGTGGCCGTTTTGGCAGCGACAGGGGTGGTGGCCGGTTCGGCAGGGATAGTCGTGGTGGCCGGTTCGGCAGTGATAGGCCTGGCTCTGAACGGAGGGGGAGGGTGGTGAGTACTGATTTTGATGATGACGAGGTCGGGTTTGGTTCTTCCAGGGGAAGGGAAAGGCGAGGTCGGGGCGGGATGTCTTCGGTTAGTGATGAGGATGGTTTTCGCTCTCCCAGGGGACAGCGTGGACGAGGCGGGAGGGCATCCGGTGTGTCAAACAGGGGAGGGAGGTATGGCGATTTGGATGAAGAAGCTGGGTTTGATTCTCCTAGGGGAAGACGAGGTCGTGGTGGAAGGATGTCTGGTTTTTCACGGAGGGGAGGCAGCACAAGTGATttagatgatgatgaggatgacAGTGGCGAAGAAGTTGGTTCAAGGTTTCCGAGGGGAAGTCGTGGCCGTGGTGGAAGGATGTCTGGTTTGTCACGGAGGGGAGGCAGTACAAGTGATTTAGATGATGATGAGCATGACAGTGGTGAAGAAGTTGGTTCAAGGTTTCTGAGGGGAAGTCGTGGCCGTGGCGACCGACGGTCAAGGGGTGGGAAAATGTTTGATTTTGGTTCATCAGAGGATGATAGTGAGTCAGGAGAAGTTCATGAGGATGATGGCCCATCTGGCTTTGAAGATGAGCTCTCTGACGATGAGGGTGACAAAGAGGATTTGGTGAAAAGTGCAACTATGAAACCTGTCGTTTTTGAGTCAGTTGAACAGAAGAGTGTGGTGGGCACAAGAGGCAATGGAGGTgatgattcatatttgagtCAGACGAG GTTTGATGAAtgttctctctctcctttgaCACTGAAAGGTGTTAAAGCTGCTGGGTATGAACGGATGACTGCAGTTCAGGAGGCCACTCTTCCTATTATACTTAAAG GGAAGGATGTCTTGGCTAAAGCAAGGACGGGAACTGGAAAAACTGTAGCATTCTTG CTTCCAGCTATTGAAGTCGTCTCCAAATTGCCCCCTAATGACCAAAAAAAGCCTCCCATCAGTGTTGTTGTTGTGTGCCCTACACGTGAGCTTGCGGATCAGGCTGCTGCAGAGGCTAACAAACTTCTTAAATTCCATGCATCAATTGGAGTACAACTTGTAATAGGTGGCACTAGAATGGCTCTTGAGCAGAAACGCATGCATACAAACCCTTGCCAG ATTCTGGTAGCTACGCCCGGAAGGCTTAAGGATCATATGGAGAACACACCAGGGTTTGCTACTAGATTGATGGGCGTCAAAATCCTCATTCTTGATGAAGCTGACCGCTTATTAGATATGGGGTTCCGAACTGATATTGAGAAAATAGTAGCTGCACTCCCCAAACAGCGCCAAACACTCCTATTTTCTGCTACAGTTCCAGATGAG GTTCGTCAAGTATGTTACGTTGCCATGAAAAGAGATCTTGAATTTGTCAACACCGTTCAGGAAGGAAGTGAGGAAACACATTCACAG GTGAAGCAAATGCATATAGTTGCACCACTAGACAAACAATTCTCTATGCTATATGGTCTTTTAAAGGATCATATTTCAGAAAATGTTGACTACAAG GTGATTGTGTTTTGTACAACAGCGAAGGTAACAAGTCTTGTTGCTGAACTTCTATCTGAACTGAAGTTGAATGTACGTGAGATTCACTCCAGAAAGCCACAAAGTTACAGAACCAGGATATCAAAAGAATTTAAGGAATCAAAGGGTCTTATTCTTGTTAGTTCTGATGTATCTGCAAGGGGTGTTGATTATCCCAATGTCACGTTTGTTGTGCAG TTGGGAGTGCCTACTGACAGAGAACAATATATCCACCGTCTTGGTAGAACTGGACGCCGAGGTAATGAGGGGAGTGGACTCTTATTATTGGCACCATGGGAAGAATACTTTCTGAAAAGTATCAAAGATTTGCCTATTACAGAGGCAACAGCACCATTAGTTGATCTGGACACTAAAAGAAAG GTTGAGAAGGCTCTTGCACATGTGGAGGTGAAAGATAAGGAATCTGCTTATCAAGCATGGCTTGGTTACTATAATTCAAATAAACACATTGGCCGTGATAAGTACCAGCTTGTATCACTGGCCAATGAGTTCAGTAGAAGTTTGGGGCTCAATAACCCTCCTGCACTGACTAAGCTTATCCTTAGAAAGATGGGACTAAGCAACATTCCAGGTCTACGGTCAAAGTAA
- the LOC100831218 gene encoding probable protein phosphatase 2C 56 isoform X2, which produces MDCLGCCNRIQDPAARSPLPEAQNHWTGGRFSRKLLGMARAAASNLRGLVGIAAVDRRVVSASVQGRCAAPQASPGGRGFRAVASGSGGRTTPDSSSSSSSALRQLQPRRGAASARQSRRGVGRTGLRGLLSGGFESEDGKLSCGYSSFKGRRPTMEDRYDIKFSKIEGQTVSLFGVFDGHGGPLAAEYLKEHLLDNLMKHPQFLKDTKLAISATFLETDAVILQSVSSPYRDDGSTAIVAVLVGDHLYVANVGDSRAIVSKGGKAIPLSDDHKPNRRDERKRIENAGGTVSWDDTWRVDGVLAMSRAFGNRQLKNYVLAEPDIQEEKVNSDLEYLVLATDGLWDVVQNEEITSIVRAEDGPEAAAMKLTEIAHRWHSSDNITCIVVRFHHGKPSGINT; this is translated from the exons ATGGACTGTTTGGGATGCTGCAACAG AATCCAAGACCCGGCGGCTCGATCGCCCCTCCCTGAAGCCCAAAACCATTGGACCGGAGGTCGCTTCAGCCGAAAGCTGCTAGGGATGgcacgcgccgccgcttccaACCTGCGTGGCCTGGTTGGCATTGCAGCGGTGGACCGGCGGGTGGTGAGCGCCTCCGTCCAGGGTCGTTGCGCGGCACCCCAAGCGTCGCCCGGCGGGCGTGGGTTTCGGGCCGTGGCCTCAGGCTCCGGTGGCAGGACGACGCCTgactcctcctcttcgtcctcgTCGGCTCTACGACAGCTGCagccgcggcgcggcgcggcgtcgGCACGCCAATCGCGGCGGGGGGTGGGACGCACGGGGCTGCGGGGCTTGCTTAGCGGTGGCTTCGAAAG TGAGGATGGTAAGCTGAGCTGTGGATATTCAAGTTTTAAGGGGAGGAGACCTACTATGGAGGATCGCTATGACATAAAGTTTAGTAAAATCGAGGGGCAGACAGTTAGCCTATTTGGTGTATTTGATG gtCATGGAGGACCACTTGCTGCCGAATATCTAAAGGAGCATCTGCTTGACAACCTTATGAAGCATCCTCAGTTCCTGAAAGACACAAAGCTTGCTATAA GTGCAACATTTCTGGAAACTGATGCTGTTATCTTACAATCAGTAAGCAGTCCTTACAGGGATGATGGTTCGACAGCTATAGTTGCTGTTTTGGTTGGCGACCATTTATATGTAGCAAATGTCGGTGATTCACGTGCTATTGTTTCAAAAGGCGGCAAGG CTATTCCACTCTCAGATGACCATAAACCTAACAGGAGAGATGAGCGAAAGAGAATTGAGAATGCTGGAGGAACTGTTTCTTGGGATG ATACTTGGAGGGTTGATGGAGTTCTGGCAATGTCCCGTGCATTTGGCAATCGTCAATTGAAGAATTATGTGTTAGCAGAACCTGACATTCAG GAAGAGAAGGTCAACAGTGACTTGGAATACCTGGTTCTTGCTACTGATGGCCTTTGGGATGTTGTGCAAAATGag GAAATTACATCAATTGTACGAGCAGAAGACGGACCTGAGGCAGCGGCCATGAAGCTGACGGAAATTGCTCACCGTTGGCACAGCTCAGACAACATCACATGCATCGTGGTGCGATTTCATCATGGAAAACCGTCGGGTATTAATACCTGA
- the LOC100831218 gene encoding probable protein phosphatase 2C 56 isoform X1 produces MREFTLLPSHLFFGQPASIQTFLGCLGCVRVMGYDPWPTPLGHHGSDTLMSFFMLWSYLHLRIQDPAARSPLPEAQNHWTGGRFSRKLLGMARAAASNLRGLVGIAAVDRRVVSASVQGRCAAPQASPGGRGFRAVASGSGGRTTPDSSSSSSSALRQLQPRRGAASARQSRRGVGRTGLRGLLSGGFESEDGKLSCGYSSFKGRRPTMEDRYDIKFSKIEGQTVSLFGVFDGHGGPLAAEYLKEHLLDNLMKHPQFLKDTKLAISATFLETDAVILQSVSSPYRDDGSTAIVAVLVGDHLYVANVGDSRAIVSKGGKAIPLSDDHKPNRRDERKRIENAGGTVSWDDTWRVDGVLAMSRAFGNRQLKNYVLAEPDIQEEKVNSDLEYLVLATDGLWDVVQNEEITSIVRAEDGPEAAAMKLTEIAHRWHSSDNITCIVVRFHHGKPSGINT; encoded by the exons ATGCGGGAGTTCACGCTACTGCCCAGTCATCTGTTCTTTGGTCAACCTGCCTCGATCCAGACATTTCTCGGCTGCCTTG GTTGTGTCAGAGTTATGGGATATGACCCTTGGCCGACTCCCCTCGGCCATCATGGCAGCGACACATTAATGTCATTCTTCATGTTGTGGAGCTATCTTCATCTTAG AATCCAAGACCCGGCGGCTCGATCGCCCCTCCCTGAAGCCCAAAACCATTGGACCGGAGGTCGCTTCAGCCGAAAGCTGCTAGGGATGgcacgcgccgccgcttccaACCTGCGTGGCCTGGTTGGCATTGCAGCGGTGGACCGGCGGGTGGTGAGCGCCTCCGTCCAGGGTCGTTGCGCGGCACCCCAAGCGTCGCCCGGCGGGCGTGGGTTTCGGGCCGTGGCCTCAGGCTCCGGTGGCAGGACGACGCCTgactcctcctcttcgtcctcgTCGGCTCTACGACAGCTGCagccgcggcgcggcgcggcgtcgGCACGCCAATCGCGGCGGGGGGTGGGACGCACGGGGCTGCGGGGCTTGCTTAGCGGTGGCTTCGAAAG TGAGGATGGTAAGCTGAGCTGTGGATATTCAAGTTTTAAGGGGAGGAGACCTACTATGGAGGATCGCTATGACATAAAGTTTAGTAAAATCGAGGGGCAGACAGTTAGCCTATTTGGTGTATTTGATG gtCATGGAGGACCACTTGCTGCCGAATATCTAAAGGAGCATCTGCTTGACAACCTTATGAAGCATCCTCAGTTCCTGAAAGACACAAAGCTTGCTATAA GTGCAACATTTCTGGAAACTGATGCTGTTATCTTACAATCAGTAAGCAGTCCTTACAGGGATGATGGTTCGACAGCTATAGTTGCTGTTTTGGTTGGCGACCATTTATATGTAGCAAATGTCGGTGATTCACGTGCTATTGTTTCAAAAGGCGGCAAGG CTATTCCACTCTCAGATGACCATAAACCTAACAGGAGAGATGAGCGAAAGAGAATTGAGAATGCTGGAGGAACTGTTTCTTGGGATG ATACTTGGAGGGTTGATGGAGTTCTGGCAATGTCCCGTGCATTTGGCAATCGTCAATTGAAGAATTATGTGTTAGCAGAACCTGACATTCAG GAAGAGAAGGTCAACAGTGACTTGGAATACCTGGTTCTTGCTACTGATGGCCTTTGGGATGTTGTGCAAAATGag GAAATTACATCAATTGTACGAGCAGAAGACGGACCTGAGGCAGCGGCCATGAAGCTGACGGAAATTGCTCACCGTTGGCACAGCTCAGACAACATCACATGCATCGTGGTGCGATTTCATCATGGAAAACCGTCGGGTATTAATACCTGA